Below is a genomic region from Henckelia pumila isolate YLH828 chromosome 3, ASM3356847v2, whole genome shotgun sequence.
ACTCCCCTAAAATTTCGGCCAACAcggataaaattaatttaaaaaggTGTAACTTCAAATATAGAAAAAATCTCCAGACGCAACAATTCGGTAAATGGAGCATATTGTGCCGATTAAATTATACATTAGtaggttttaaaataaatagattactaggaaaacccaaaTCACTGAGGAACAATATGAAGTACGGGAGACAATACGAAACAATATCGAAATAAAAGCTAAAGAAAATGACGAAACCAGAGTTCAGTGTCAATAGGTGCACTAATGCAAGAATGCAACTACATCTACATTACTCGTCTACTATCGAACACCAACAATCCATGCTTTGCTGATATTTGCAAACTAATACACACAACTAAGTAGGAGAGAACTCTTGACTGCAAAAAGAAGAGAACTCAAATCGGTACAATTGATCAAGAAACTGATGTGATTTGTGGCATATCAAGTTAGACACTACGTGGTGAGAAAGGTCCAGAGTTTCTTTCCCGATGGAAACTTCACCAGGATGAACAACCTCATTGTCATCACCATCATCACTGTCATTGTCATCTTCTTCCTCGTAGCTTGCACTGTTCAACTCTTCGATACTGTGGTCCATGGCTCCAGCTGATCCATTTGCATCCTCCTGAAAATCATGTCAGCCTCTGAGGTGTTTGCCAAGTCATCATGATCACTGTGGGTACCTCCGGCCTTCATGAACTGTACATTGACCAAATGATAAGACTAGCTGATCAAGAAATGTAAAACAGAAATAAATCCTTCCAGTAAGGAGATAGAGGGAAGGGATTGATATCTAACAAATGCACTTAATCATTGAAGGAGAAAACGAGTACCCTTTCAGAACTATCCGCAGGAACCTCTATGGTTTTCTCTATGCTTCTCATAGGCACATCAACTTCTAGTACGTTGATTTCTTCTATTGAATCGCCACCAATTTCAGCATTTTCGGTAGGTTTTGATTTGCCAGGCAATGGGACATCTTTACTTACGTGACCACCGGTTTCCTTTTTCTCACCCTTTTCAGCCTCAACTAAGGATCCATTAGCTGCTGTTGCCACTGGCCTGAggatcaaaacataaacaccaTTAGCAATTTAGCATCACAAGTCTCCTCAGAAAGACAGTCGCAAGAAAAAAGAGACATACCTGAATATGAAAGCAACCAGTGAAAGTTGAACAAAAAACATTCTCATCACATCAATTAGTTAAAGAAGATACTCTCAGTTAATATTCCTAAAAGGTCACTACTCATTAAGGACCAACTCCAACACAAGTGCAAGCTAAAGAGTCCATACTGAATTATGGCTCGGTAGCCGGTAAAGAAAACAAATTTAGTCAAAGACAAGTCTAACTGCATCGGCAGTATGCATTTCACCGTAAACGAAATGACATCacacattacaaataaactcaAGGAGTACAAACGTCATTTATCATAGGCATAGCTTGGTAACTTAAAGAAACAGATGACTCCAATCCTTCTaccaagaaaataataaatctaGCAGACGAAAAAGAGAGTTACCTTTTTGATCGCCGGAGATTGTAACGTTTCTCAACAAAGCTCGGTTCAGCTGTAACAACTCTCTGTCGCCTCTTTTGGCGATTGCCATCTTTGACACTATCTGAATGACCTTCACTGTGGCTGTAACTTACAGTTGCTTGTGATAAATGAACATGATTTCTCTTTCTTCTGTTTCTTGGTATTTCAACAAGACCCGATTCTGCTTGGCTTTCCTCAATTGTGAAAGCAGAATTTTCAGTATCACCATTAATGTTAATCTCTCTCTCTTCACTAGCCTTGGCACCAGCAGTCACAGCCTTTGCAGCACGTGTTCTACTCGCCCGAGGCTTGCCTCCCATACCACGTCGACGTCGAGCCTTCAAACCAGAATTTTGATCAACTGATGGAGTTTGAACAGCTTCCACTTCCCTAATGCCACTATCAGATTCTATTATTTGGACATTAAAAGAATCACTTGCGTCTTGTTGGGATGGCTTGGGACCACTTTCATTGCTTGGCAAGGTCTCGGGTGAGGACACATCAATTTGCTTCCCATATAGCGTTGTTGCTCCTTGGGCACTAGGGTCATAATCAAGTTTCAAATTTCTTTCCAGGAGACAACTTAAATATCTTTGAGGTACATTTTCGCAACCAAGACATCGCTCCACTCCCACCAGCACCAGGAGATCCAGAATTAACTAAAATATGGGGTGAACCGTCATTAATCCTCTCGAAAGTCTCTTCATCTGCCTCCAGATAATTCTCTGTTACTCTGGGCAGTTGAGGAGCCACAAGGTTTTTAAATTCAGACAGTGGGCGGAGATCAGATAGCAAGAACTCACGAATTATCTCCCCACAAATGTCGCAGCTTTTCTGTTTCTGGACAAATGTAATGAAGCTTTCCCTTTCCTTGAGAAACTGTTCCCTCTGATCCTTCAATTTTTTACTCAGGCCATCAAGCTCATCAACATCTTTTTTTCATCTCAAACTGCTGTGATTCTATGTGCTTCTTTATCTGTGAAATATCCAGTTTTTCTTTATCCATCCCAAGTCTTTTCCAACTTCATCTCTTCCATTTCTCTTCGGGCCATTTCCCTCAAGTAGTTAATAGTGTCAAGTTCCTTCTCCATTTCTTTCTCAAATGATTTTTTCTCTCTCATTCAAACCACTTCTCCATCTCCTCCTGCTTCTTCCGTACTTCAGTTTCAAGTTCACGTTTCTGCAGTTCAAAATCTTGAagcagttcactcttttcatTGTTGAAATTTTTCGGTCAACATCAACTTTTCATGCTCCATGTTAGCAGCAAAATTATCTTTTGCCAATTTTAGAGATTCAATTCCCTCTGTATATATTGTTGTGTTTCCTGCTTCTCATTGTTTAATTTTACCTCTTCAGAATGCCTAAATTTTTCTAAACTTGTTTTCTGATCAAGAGCATCTTCAAGTTCCTCTCTTAATAATGGCTCTTTTTTCATCCAGCTGTTCCCATTCTTTCTCgaatttttctttttctcgCTTCAACTCTTCAGTTTCCTTCGTTAGTTGTTCGCTTTGGTATCTGTATTTCTCTATCTCCTGTTTCAAATCAGATTGCAGACGGGCAAGTTCCAATCTTTCATCGTCTGTTATCTTTAGCTGTTTTTTTCTCTTCGCTTAATCTTAACTCCTGTTTTTTCAAGGTCAGCCCTAAGATTTTCAAGGTCAGCCTTTACACTGAGCAGACTTCCTTTTCAGCAAGCACTTGTTCCATATCCTTCTCCAAGCTTTTCGCCTCAACTTTAAGCAGCTTATCTTTTTCCTTCAAACCTTTGGATTTTGATTCATAATTAATTTCCTTCATCCCTCACTTTCTCCATTTTCTTTTCAACTGtcctcttctcttttcttcacTTTCTCTTCCATATGCATAATTTCCACTTCTTTTTTCTCCAATTCAAACAACCTTATTTTTTAACTGTTTCATCATGAAGCTTTCTCTTCTGCTCCATCTCCAGCTCATATTCCTCTTGTTTTTTAGCAAGAATGGTTTTGTGTTCATCCACCAAACTCTGAATTTCCAACTGTATATTTAAAAGAACGTCATCAAAAAGTAATCAGAAACACCAAGAGGAAAAAATAGTGGccaagaaaaatattttcatttttaaaatttctgaAGCTCGTACACCAAAAAAACCAACCTTCAAAACTGTGATAACTTTAGGACTGGCTTATTCCGTCTAATTTAGTTATATGAATAAACAAGGAAACGGAAAAAGGTGTGTGCATGATCCCAGTTTGATTCAGTAGAATAATAAAATGCACTGCTGTTTATTAATCATTCCTCGAGCATCAAACTGTTTTTCTTCGTCATGCAAATGAGATTGTGTGGGTTAACATTCACTCAAAATAAACTTCTATCAACTATTCAACTGGAATCATAAGCAGCTCCCTTCAGCCCTCTGTTACCATACAGGAAGCAGGAAAATCGAGAAAATACTACTTTGTACGGTAACAGATAACGGGTTGTGTTATTCCTCTATCTAAAGAAATGGCCACATACTAACAATGTGAATAATAAATCCTGGACGCAATCCAGTATTTTGTACATCACATAAACATGACTGCAAGAACTCACTCTTCTCTTGCATTTAACTTTTTTCTTCCAATTCAAGTAACTGTTTTTTTCTGTCACCTCTAAGCTTTTCTGAATATATTCAGCTTCCTGCATTCATACTGAGAGTTTAAGGGGGGGAAAAAACTGCCACCTGTAACATATCAATTAACAGATCTGAGTGAAAATAGAAATTGCCTTTTCCTTAATAGCTAGGTCAGCTAGTCTAATGCTAAAATCATCTTCTTTGCTCTTCAACATTGAGTTAGCCACCTCAATCTTCTTTTGCAGCTCATCAACGTCATTCTGTTTCTGCTTCAAGATCTTATCATTCTCATTTGCCCTCTCCTCCCTTTGATTCAGCAATCTTCCACCATCAGCCAGTCTCTCTTCAGCTTCCTGTAATTTCTGTTCCCACTCCCTCAAGTCTTCCCGTTTGTTAGACAAAGCAGTCTCATGTGTTCCGCGCCTAAACAAATGAAAACTTTCAGACAAAAGCTACAAACTACCAACACAAGTCAGGTGAATATTAAAAGTATATTGATATGCAAGGAAGTAAAGGGATAATAAGAGAGTTAAAGATGCAATTATACTCTGAGTTAAAGGAGAGACGTTCTCTTCTAAGCGCAGCTTCTTGAGCCTCAATCTCAAATAACGTCCTTTCAATTTCAGAACTTTTCCGATTCACTTCAGCAAGTTTGGTATCTGCTGCATGGAATTTTGCTTCGACCTCCCATGATTTTTCTTCAACACTGGCAACTAATGCACTTGCCTCAGCTAGTTTAGAATcagaattaaatttaatttcagcATATTCTGAAGCGCATTTCTCGCAAAGCCTTCTCGAGCTTGTGATGAAACATGAGAACTAATTAACTACTACCAGATGATTCTGACTTCAGAATAAAAACTTTGTTGGCATTAATCaccaaaaaaacacacacaataGATTTTTTGACAATGTTATTGActcaaaaattattattatattaacatCCAAAATGATTCACGAACAATTATGTCCTCTCATATTCCCATACAAAAGCCTTCTCGAGATGTGATGAAAAGTGAGAACTAATGAACTACTACCAGCTAATTCTGACttcagaat
It encodes:
- the LOC140888271 gene encoding LOW QUALITY PROTEIN: nuclear matrix constituent protein 1-like (The sequence of the model RefSeq protein was modified relative to this genomic sequence to represent the inferred CDS: inserted 2 bases in 2 codons; deleted 19 bases in 15 codons) — protein: MFSPPKFRSLTPRSDSGQKNVSISAKLPGLNSTPSNGPASTKGKAVAFVGSAVIDQESLAERVSNLENELFEYQYNLGLLLIEKKEWASKYEEIKETSIEAADAFKSEQAVHLIAMSEAEKREENLKKALGVERQCVLELEKALREMRSEYAEIKFNSDSKLAEASALVASVEEKSWEVEAKFHAADTKLAEVNRKSSEIERTLFEIEAQEAALRRERLSFNSERGTHETALSNKREDLREWEQKLQEAEERLADGGRLLNQREERANENDKILKQKQNDVDELQKKIEVANSMLKSKEDDFSIRLADLAIKEKEAEYIQKSLEVTEKNSYLNWKKKVKCKRRLEIQSLVDEHKTILAKKQEEYELEMEQKRKLHDETVKKRLFELEKKEVEIMHMEEKVKKRERTVEKKMEKVRDKEINYESKSKGLKEKDKLLKVEAKSLEKDMEQVLAEKEXLLSVKADLENLRADLEKTGVKIKKRKKQLKITDDERLELARLQSDLKQEIEKYRYQSEQLTKETEELKREKEKFEKEWEQLDEKRAIIKEELEDALDQKTSLEKFRHSEEVKLNNEKQETQQYIQREXESLKLAKDNFAANMEHEKLMLTEKFQNEKSELLQDFELQKRELETEVRKKQEEMEKWFEREKKSFEKEMEKELDTINYLREMARREMEEMKLERLGMDKEKLDISQIKKHIESQQFEMKKDVDELDGLSKKLKDQREQFLKERESFITFVQKQKSCDICGEIIREFLLSDLRPLSEFKNLVAPQLPRVTENYLEADEETFERINDGSPHILVNSGSPGAGGSGAMSWLRKCTSKIFKLSPGKKLKLDYDPSAQGATTLYGKQIDVSSPETLPSNESGPKPSQQDASDSFNVQIIESDSGIREVEAVQTPSVDQNSGLKARRRRGMGGKPRASRTRAAKAVTAGAKASEEREININGDTENSAFTIEESQAESGLVEIPRNRRKRNHVHLSQATVSYSHSEGHSDSVKDGNRQKRRQRVVTAEPSFVEKRYNLRRSKRPVATAANGSLVEAEKGEKKETGGHVSKDVPLPGKSKPTENAEIGGDSIEEINVLEVDVPMRSIEKTIEVPADSSEREDANGSAGAMDHSIEELNSASYEEEDDNDSDDGDDNEVVHPGEVSIGKKLWTFLTT